The Microbacterium esteraromaticum genome contains the following window.
TGGCATGCCGATCGTGATCTGAGGCTGGCGCTCACTCATGGCCCAAGTATGCCTCCGAACCGCACGCATGTACCGCGTCCATTCGCCTATCGTGGTCGAGGGGAGCCCGCACACGCGAGCGAAGATGGGGATCTGGTGAACGAACGCAGCGCAGTCGTTGTGGTGGCGACGTACCGTCGCCCCGATCACGTGCGAAAGTGCCTGGAGCATCTCCGGGAGCAGACAGTGAGGCCTCGGCGAGTGGTCGTGGTCGATGCGTCGCCGGACGAGCTCACCCGGAAGGTCGTCGAGAGTTTTCGCGACGTGGAGTATCGACGCAATGACCTGGGGGTCGGGACGACGGCGACTTCGCGTGCGATTGGAGTGCAGGGGGCGAGTGAAGACGTCATCGTCTTCATCGACGATGATGCGTATGCCGAAGCGGAGTGGCTCGGGCAGATGCTCATCCCCTTCGAGAACCCACTCGTAGGCGGCGTCGGAGGCCGGGCGCGCAATGGCCAGGCTGGCGAAGAGGATCAAGGTCGTGACCGCATCGGGCGGCTACTGCGCGACGGGCAGCTCACGGGCAACTTCGCTGCAGACCCGGGGCACGTCGCGCCGATCGACCACATGCTCGGGGCGAGCATGGCGGTGCGCGCCGACGCGTTGCGTGCGGTGGGTGGCATCCGCGACTACTACCCGGGTACGTGTCTTCGAGAGGAGACAGACGTGGCGTTGCGTATCAAGAAGGCAGGTTTTCGACTGTTGTTCGCCCCGCGAGCGGTGGTTCTGCACGTGGCGGGCGAGTACGCGAAGGGGCGTCGCTTCGACATGCGCTACCGGTTCTACGGTTCGCGAAACCAGGTCGTCTTGATCGCCACGACGCTCGGATGGACCGACCCCCATCTGGCGCGCTCCCTCGCCCGTACCGTTCGGCAGGCTGGCGCCCAGGTTGCCGAAGGTGCGACGGTCGCGCTGTGCGGACGTGATGGACGCCCCCGGGTGCGCGCGCTCGCCGGGGGGATCGTTCGGGGAATCGTCGATCTGGCAGGAATGATCGTCGGCCTTGCCGCTGCCATCAGGCCACGGGACCGTGCCGCGGCGTACTCGGCGGAGTGGCGCGCGTGACCGCCCGGGCTCGTCGGATCAACGCCTACGTTCTGTTGGCTGACCCGAGCTATCTTCGCGAGAGCATCTCGGCTTACTACCCGTACGTCGATCGGATCGTTCTCTCGTACGATCGCAACGCAACGTCGTGGACGGGGACCCCGCTACCCATCGATCAGTGCCTACGCATCATCGAGGAACTCGACGTTGACGCAAAGTGCGTGCGCGCCCCCGGCGACTTTGCGCGGCTGGAGCACCACCCGCTGGACAACGACACGTTCCAACGCCAAGCCGCGCTCGATATTGCCTCAGAAGGAGCCGACTGGGTGCTGCAGCTCGACACCGACGAGGTGATGCTCGACCCACGCACGTTCTTCGACATGCTCGCGCGGGCAGAGCAAGCGGGCGCGGCCGGCTTGGATTACCCCGCACGCTGGCTCTACACGCGCACTGGTCCCGGGCGCTACCTGGAGGTGACCCGACGATACTGGCAGGTCGCAGCGTCGTTCCCAGGGCCGCTCGCCGTGCGCGCGGGAACTGTGTTGAATCATGCCCGCCAAGCGAACGTGCGGTTGTTCCGCGTCGACTTCGCCGAGAGGAACACCGATCCGTGGCGGTCGAGTGACGCAGTCGTGCATGCTGTCGTTCCGCGGGCCAGTGCAGTGCTGCACTTCTCGTGGGTTCGCGACCCCGAAGCGATCCGCCGCAAGTTCGCCTGGTCCGGGCACACTCGCGTCATGCGTCCGCCAAAGGTCTACCGCCGGTGGGTGTGGCGCACCAGGCATCCGATGATCACCGCGCTGACGACTCCCTTACGGCGCAGGGACGACGGTCGCTATCGGCTTTCACGCGTTCCCGAACCGCCCGGCGGCGCGCCCATTGTCATCGCGTTCCCCGATGCGACGGAAGAGCAGTCGTAGCGATGGGCAGAGTGATTCGGGGTGCCAAGCGAGTCGCGCGCCGTACCGTCGACGAGGCCCACAGTCGAGCGGCGGCAGCCCTGGACACGCTGCGCTGGGGCGACCGTGTCGTCTTGCGCACCCCATCGGCCGGGCTCCGGTTGGGGAACCTGTTGTATGTGTGGCTCCAGGCTCATCGCAGAACCACACAGGGCGAACACGTCAGCGCGGTCGAGTCGCGCGCGATGGCGCCGTGGCTAGAGGAGTTTCCCACGCTGCGCGAGCTCACCGTCGCTCCGGTGGACGTCCGCTTCTCGGACCGACGTGAATGGGACCCGGCCTGGCTCTACCAGCGCTTTGGTGTGGACTTCGATCGCCTGGAGTTGGGCGCGTTCATTCAGGATGTCTTCGCGGAGCGCGCAGCTGGCGCCGTCGACGAGCGCCTGGTGGTCAACATCCGACGAGGTGATTTCTACGCGACTGAGTTCGAGGCGAAGCACGGTTTCGACGTTGTGGCGTACACATCCGCTGCGCTCGCGCACTTCTCCGATGACACTGGTGTCTTTGTCGTCTCTGATGACGCGGAATGGTGTCGGAGTCACCTGGGCGACAAGCTACGCTCACGCTTCGGCGACGTCGAGTACGCCGTCCCCGACCCACTGCAGAACCTGCTCGCACTCGCCAGCGCGCGGCGGCTCATCGGCGCCAACTCGACCTTCTCGTACTGGGGAGCGTACATCGCGGATGCGCTGCACTCTGACGTACAGATCGTGATGCCGCGCTTTCACGCGCGAATGTCACACGGTACCGACGCCCATCAGCTCGACCCGAACTGGACGGCTCTCGAAGGCTTCCACTGAGCCATCGCTCGGTTACTCGAGCTTTCCCAGCTCCACGAGCCGTGCGAACTCCTCGTTCGCCTGGCGCACCTCGTCGAACGTTCCGCGCGTAGCGATGCGACCCGACTCCAAGAAGATGAGGGTGTCGGCGTCGCGGACCGTCGAGAGACGGTGCGCAACGATCAGTACCGTCATGCTTCCACGCAGGCGGTCGAGGGTCGCCGCGATCTCGTGCTCGGTCGCGTTGTCGAGTGCGCTCGTCGCCTCATCGAGCACCAGCACCCGAGGGCGGCGGTACAGTGCCCGTGCCAGACCGATGCGCTGACGCTGCCCGCCCGACAGACGCACTCCGCGATCACCGACCATCGTGTCGAAGCCCTGTGGCAGATCGGCGATGAGCGCATCGAGCTGCGCGACCGACGCCACCTCTCGCATCCGATCCAGGTCGAGGTCCTTCGGTGCGACGCCGAAGGCGATGTTGGCCGCCACCGTGTCATTCGCGAGGAACACCTCTTGCGGCACGACACCGAGTCCTGAGTACCAGGTGGCGAGGTCTTCGTCGATCGGGCGCCCGCCGCACGAGATGGTTCCCGAGGTGGGGGAGAGCAGCCCGAGGACGAGGTCGAGCAGGGTGCTCTTGCCGGCGCCGCTCGAACCTACGAATGCCGTCGTCTCGTTCGCCGGGATGCACAGCGACAGCCCCTCGAGCACCGGGCGATCCGCATCGGCGTACTGGAACGTCACCTGGTCGAGCTCGATGTCGCCGTGGTAGGGTTCGCCGGCCGTTGCGCGCGCGTCGTGGATGCCATCGGTCTCGAGCTCGTCAAGAGCCTCGGTGAAGATACGGAGCCCGGCGCGGCCGGCGCGCATGGTGCCGACGTTCGCGGTGATGCGGTTCAGCGTCGGCAGCGCACGCATGGATGCCGCGGCGAAGAGACCGAGAATCGGCAGCACCTGGTCGGCCTGCCCAGTGGCATACAACAGGGCAGCGATACCGACGATGGCAACGATGAAGCTGACCTCGAGCAGATAGCGGGGAATATCTGCGAGCACGGCCATGAGTCTCGATTGATGCGCGCCATCGAGCTTGGCGCGGCGGTAGCCGTCGATGAACCGATCGGCGCTACCCGTCAGGCGCGTCTCGCGGAAGCCGTCGAGGCCGGGCATCAGAGACTGCCAGGCACGCAGGCCCGCCTCGGCCAGGTTCTCGCCAATACGCAGCTGGCGTCGGCGCAGCACGTGTTGCACGCCGAACACCAAGAGACCGAAGAGCGCGACCGCGAACACGGTGACACCGGGTGAGGTGACCAGGAGCACCGCGACGATCGCGGCGAGCACCAGCGTGTCTGTGAACAGCGTCAGCCCGGCCAGCAGCACACTGGCCGACTGGTTGGTCGCGTCGTTGATGTTGCGGTACACCGTGCTCAGGCTGCGCTGGCGATGCTGGCCGTAGGGGGCGAGCACGTACCGGCGCATCAGTTCGACCGAAGCGAGTGCCGACAGGCGCGTCGTGCGCCCCAGCAGCCACCAGCGGAAGAGCAATGAACCTGCGCTCTTGACGACGAAAGCCGAGGCGACACCACCCGCGACGACGGGAATGAGGACCTGCAGGTCGGTTGTGCCGAGCAGATCGGCGATGACCCGATTCACGCCCTCCAGCGGACCCGACGAGGTGACGAGCTGCATGAGCGGGATCATGGCCGCGACGCCGACAAGATCAAGGCCCGCCAGAATGACCGAGGCGATCACCGTGGTGACGATCCACCGCGATGGCTTGGCGCCGGTGACTCTGAGCAACGACAGCATTTGCGGAACCACGCCCGGGCTCTTCTCAGTGTCAGCCATCCCGGAACCCCTACATTTCGCGGCATCACGGGGTTTCCGCGAGCCTTGCCATACGCTAGCATTGTCGCGTTGGCGCGGACGCGTCATGGGATTCTGCATCACGCACTGGGGCAAAGAGCGGGATGCATGACACTGGGGGCATCACATGTCTGAAACCGAACAGGGCGGCGTCAGCCGCCGCACCGTCACCAAGGCGATGGCCTGGGCCGTTCCGGCAGTTGCCGTTGCGTCGACCGTGCCAGTCGCGGCAGCATCCGAAGTGCCGGTGACGCTGACCGGTGTCGGGTGCAAAGAGCCGGGCAACCCGAAGTTCTACCGCTTCCAAGTGGTCATCACGAACGACAACAACAGCTCGGTGACGGTCTACTTCGACTCATTCACCGTCAACGGCGTGAACAAGACTCCGGTCGACCCGACCAGCACCACGGTGCCGCCGTTCACTCAGCGGACGATCACAGTGCGTGCGGGAACGTTCGCCGACAGCGCGAACGGTACGGCGACGCTCTTCTACACGTTGAACGGCATGTCTGACAGCACCTCCACAGCATTCAACGATCTCCCGCCGACCACCGGCCACGGCGCAGGATGCCTGCTGCAGGTCTTCCCGTACCAGGTGGATGTGCCGCTCTAACAGGCACACGACGACGAAGTCATGCCGAGAAGGCGTCATCGCTCTAGGAGCGACGGCGCCTTCTCGTGCTTTCAGCGCTGACCCAAGAGCGCGGCCCGCATCTGTGATGCGCGATCCTGCCAGTCGGGCGGAGCCACTTCCTCACGCCGGGAGGATGCGTGGGGGGCACGGAGAGCGCGACTCACCGCGTCGACGAACTCCGCCTCCGCTCCCACGACCACGCCCGGTTCGTCGCGGAATCCCGCGACCGGTGTCGACACGACCGGCTTGCCGACGGCCTGATACTCGTAGAGCTTGATCGGGTCGAGGCTCTCGGTGAAGTCGGTCACCACGTGCGGAACGACGAGCACGTCGGCGTGCTGCAGATACGCCGGCACCGCATCACGAGGCTTGGCCCCGAGCACCACGACGCCGTTCCTCTGCATCGCTGCGGTGTCTTCGACGCCCAGGGCGTTCGGCCCGACGAGCACCAACGTGCCCTCCGCGCTCAGCGCCCGGGCGGTCTCGACGCACAGCTCCACATCCAGCCGGTCGCGGTGCAGAGTCCCGACGTATACCGCGGTGCGTCCTGCAGGCAGATCAGCCGGTCGCTCCATCGGTACCCGGTAGCGCGCCACATCGACCGCGTTGCGCACCAGCACGATGTCATCACGCTGGCCGCTCTTACGGCGCACCAACTCCGGCGAGCAGGCAACCACGCTCGCCGAGTGCTGCAACAACCACTCCTCGCCACCGACCAACCGCGCGCGCTCGGCTTCCGGACGATCGGCGACCACCCAGTCGTCAGTCATGTCGTACAGCGTCGGCCAGCCGGTCAGCTGCGCGACGGCGGCAGCACCCGGATCGTTGATCCACAGCAGCGGCTGACTCATACCGAGTCGCTGCGCCGAACGCATCACGGCCCGAGCGATCCGGGCATCCGCCCCACGATCCACCCGTCGGGGCAGGGGCTTGACCGGTCGGAACGTCCACAGCCGATCCGCCACCTCACGCGGTGCGTGCCCGAACGAGGGGCGTGACCCGCCGCGCAGGGCGTGCAGCGGGTCATCCGGTGGCTCGACGAACAGCACGCGCAGCTCGGGGTCACGCGCGAGCAGCCCCGACACCAGGTACTGGTTGCGCCGCCAGACGTCGTCCCACGCTTCGAGCGACACCACGACAAGATCGGTCATCGACGTTCTCCCGCGATCGCGGCGCGGTAGACCGCCTCGGTCTGATCGGCTTGCGCACGCAGCGTGAATCTGCTGCGTTGCACGTCCCGTTGTGTGGCGCCCAGTGCCTCGCGCCGCTGCGCGTCTGATGCCAGTTCCCGCAACCGCGTCGCCGCAGAGTCGACGTCTGCGGCAGCGAACAGCGCGCCACCGTCGACGCCTCCGATCGTGTCGAGGTGCCCTCCCGCCGCGCTCGCGACAACCGGTAGTCCCGACGCCATCGCCTCGATGACGGTCAGCCCGAGTCCCTCGTTCGGCGTCGTCGCCACGAGCATTCCCGACGTCTGCATCAGGTGCGGCAGATCGTCTCGAAAGCCGAGAAACTCGACGGCATCCGCAAGGTCCAGCTCGGCGACGAGCGCGCGCAACTCGGCCTCCTGCGCCCCGATACCCGCGATCTGCAACGTCCACCCATCGGCGGCAATCCCCGACGCCGCGAACGCTCGGATGCCCAGCGCGGTCTGCTTCTCGGGCTGCAGTCGCTGCGCCATCAGCACCGTCCGTGTGCGTTCGAGGCCGGAGAGCTCTACCGGATCCACCCCGGAGTGCACGACTGTCGACGGCACGTGGATCGAGTCGGCGACGGCGCGGCTGATCGCGATCTCGGCATCCAGCATCCGCTCCACCACGCGATACGGCAGCCCCGGTCCGCGGGTTCCGCGACGCAGTGCAAAGTGCCGCGTCGACACCAACGCAGCCT
Protein-coding sequences here:
- a CDS encoding glycosyltransferase family 2 protein, encoding MPPNRTHVPRPFAYRGRGEPAHASEDGDLVNERSAVVVVATYRRPDHVRKCLEHLREQTVRPRRVVVVDASPDELTRKVVESFRDVEYRRNDLGVGTTATSRAIGVQGASEDVIVFIDDDAYAEAEWLGQMLIPFENPLVGGVGGRARNGQAGEEDQGRDRIGRLLRDGQLTGNFAADPGHVAPIDHMLGASMAVRADALRAVGGIRDYYPGTCLREETDVALRIKKAGFRLLFAPRAVVLHVAGEYAKGRRFDMRYRFYGSRNQVVLIATTLGWTDPHLARSLARTVRQAGAQVAEGATVALCGRDGRPRVRALAGGIVRGIVDLAGMIVGLAAAIRPRDRAAAYSAEWRA
- a CDS encoding alpha-1,2-fucosyltransferase — protein: MAPWLEEFPTLRELTVAPVDVRFSDRREWDPAWLYQRFGVDFDRLELGAFIQDVFAERAAGAVDERLVVNIRRGDFYATEFEAKHGFDVVAYTSAALAHFSDDTGVFVVSDDAEWCRSHLGDKLRSRFGDVEYAVPDPLQNLLALASARRLIGANSTFSYWGAYIADALHSDVQIVMPRFHARMSHGTDAHQLDPNWTALEGFH
- a CDS encoding ABC transporter ATP-binding protein encodes the protein MADTEKSPGVVPQMLSLLRVTGAKPSRWIVTTVIASVILAGLDLVGVAAMIPLMQLVTSSGPLEGVNRVIADLLGTTDLQVLIPVVAGGVASAFVVKSAGSLLFRWWLLGRTTRLSALASVELMRRYVLAPYGQHRQRSLSTVYRNINDATNQSASVLLAGLTLFTDTLVLAAIVAVLLVTSPGVTVFAVALFGLLVFGVQHVLRRRQLRIGENLAEAGLRAWQSLMPGLDGFRETRLTGSADRFIDGYRRAKLDGAHQSRLMAVLADIPRYLLEVSFIVAIVGIAALLYATGQADQVLPILGLFAAASMRALPTLNRITANVGTMRAGRAGLRIFTEALDELETDGIHDARATAGEPYHGDIELDQVTFQYADADRPVLEGLSLCIPANETTAFVGSSGAGKSTLLDLVLGLLSPTSGTISCGGRPIDEDLATWYSGLGVVPQEVFLANDTVAANIAFGVAPKDLDLDRMREVASVAQLDALIADLPQGFDTMVGDRGVRLSGGQRQRIGLARALYRRPRVLVLDEATSALDNATEHEIAATLDRLRGSMTVLIVAHRLSTVRDADTLIFLESGRIATRGTFDEVRQANEEFARLVELGKLE
- a CDS encoding glycosyltransferase codes for the protein MTDLVVVSLEAWDDVWRRNQYLVSGLLARDPELRVLFVEPPDDPLHALRGGSRPSFGHAPREVADRLWTFRPVKPLPRRVDRGADARIARAVMRSAQRLGMSQPLLWINDPGAAAVAQLTGWPTLYDMTDDWVVADRPEAERARLVGGEEWLLQHSASVVACSPELVRRKSGQRDDIVLVRNAVDVARYRVPMERPADLPAGRTAVYVGTLHRDRLDVELCVETARALSAEGTLVLVGPNALGVEDTAAMQRNGVVVLGAKPRDAVPAYLQHADVLVVPHVVTDFTESLDPIKLYEYQAVGKPVVSTPVAGFRDEPGVVVGAEAEFVDAVSRALRAPHASSRREEVAPPDWQDRASQMRAALLGQR
- a CDS encoding glycosyltransferase family 4 protein; this encodes MTPLRILHVIVSDRFAGVEQFVRRLAIVQAADGHEVFVAGGAPDALAGPLRVAGVRFVPVTSIRAAVKAIRSIDVDVVNSHMTAADIAAATSRLCGPRQAALVSTRHFALRRGTRGPGLPYRVVERMLDAEIAISRAVADSIHVPSTVVHSGVDPVELSGLERTRTVLMAQRLQPEKQTALGIRAFAASGIAADGWTLQIAGIGAQEAELRALVAELDLADAVEFLGFRDDLPHLMQTSGMLVATTPNEGLGLTVIEAMASGLPVVASAAGGHLDTIGGVDGGALFAAADVDSAATRLRELASDAQRREALGATQRDVQRSRFTLRAQADQTEAVYRAAIAGERR